The DNA region TTGGTGGTCCTTCAACAACAATATCAGCCCCTGCCTTTATAGCCATCTCTGCCCTTATATATCTGTTTAATAAATATGGAACTCCCCTACCACTCCTTTCTAATGGTCCAGGCAAAACACTAATAAAAATCCCATACTTTTTCCCTACATCCAATGCATATTTATGCCCCCTATGTAATGGATTGTATTCTGTAAAATCACATACAATTTTATCTTTATTTTCTTTTTCTTTAATTTTTTCTACAATTTTTTTAAATTTTTTAAAAGATAATTCATCCTTTCTTTTGGAATCTTTAATTATCTCTTCTCTATCTTCTAAAAAAATTTTTAAATTTAAATCCATAATTTCACCAATAACCATAAAGTTTATATATGAGTAATTAGATTTTTATAGATGTCGAGGGCCCATGGTCTAGCTGGCTATGACGTCGCCCTTACAAGGCGAAGGTCGCCGGTTCGAATCCGGCTGGGCCCACTATTTCTATTTTATTATAGAAAGATAAATTTGTTAATGCGAATATATGAATGACTGGATTAGCAAAAAAATTAATTAAAAGAGCATTTTTAAGTTTTATTATCTTCTATATTCTTTTCCTGAGTTTTTTGAATAGATTCTTGTAAATCTTTCTTTAATGCAGAAATTATTTTAACTAATTCCTCAACTTTTTTCATACTTTCTTTTTCAGCCTTATTTAAATCTTCAATAGACTTTTTTAAATCTTCAACAACCTCATTAAATGATTTCTCTACATATATATCTGACTTTACTCCAATTAATGCTTTATCATCTATTACTTTTGCCTTTAAAAAAACACCTGGACCAACAGGAATTAAAGTTTCAGAATCAACATTTATATTTTCAAGAGTTTTTATTGACTTTTCTATTTCTGATCTTAATGTTCTTATTGATGCTAATTCACTTTGAAGCATTTGCAATTGTTGATTATACATTTCTAAAACTATAGCTTTTTGTCTTAAATCTTCGTTCATATTCTCCATAATTTTCACCTCAGTAATTATAATAAACATAAAAAATATATACTTATTCCTAATAAATTTTATTATGTTTATTAAATTGGAAATTTATAGGGGTTTATTATGAGATTGTTTGGAGTTATTGGATACTTGGCTGTTTTAATTAAGGCAATTACTGAGTCTTGGATTGATGTTGTTAGAAGATGTATTAATGGAGATATAAAACCTGAGATTATAGAAATAGAATCTATTATAAACA from Methanocaldococcus sp. includes:
- the pfdA gene encoding prefoldin subunit alpha, which translates into the protein MNEDLRQKAIVLEMYNQQLQMLQSELASIRTLRSEIEKSIKTLENINVDSETLIPVGPGVFLKAKVIDDKALIGVKSDIYVEKSFNEVVEDLKKSIEDLNKAEKESMKKVEELVKIISALKKDLQESIQKTQEKNIEDNKT